The genomic region GGTGCCGCCCAGCGTGATCAGCACGAAGCTCGCCGCCAGCAGGATCTCGAAGCCGACGAACAGGTTGAACAGGTCGCCGGCGAGGAACGCGTTCGTCACGCCCGCCGTGAGGACCAGGTACGTCGGGTGGAAGATCACCACGGGAGTGGTCTCGGCGGTCTCGCTGCGGCCCTGACCGATCGAGTACAGCAGCACGCACAGCGTCACCGCCGACGACACCACCACCATCAGCGCGGCGAGCTGATCGGCGACCAGCACGATGCCGACCGGCGCCGGCCACCCGCCGACCGCCAACACCACCGGCCCGTGCCGGTACGCCTCGACCAGCAGCACCACCGCGACGAGGAACGTGCCGGACAGGCAGAGCACACTGACCGCACGCTGGATCCGGGGTCGCGTCGCCAGCAAGAGGGTCAGCGCCGCACCCAACAACGGCACCACCACCGGCAGCGGCAACAGCCTGCTCATCACGCCTCGTCCCCGTGCCGTAGCCGACGTCGTGCCGGCTCTGGATCGACCTGCTCCGGATCGTCGTCCGGACCCTCCCCGCCGTGATCGATGGCACCCGCCTCGTTGCGCTCGGCCTGGCGGATGATCTGCTGGTCCTCCAGATCGTCGGGCACCTCGTCGTCGCCGGTGAGATACCAACTTCGGTACGCCACAGCGAGCAGGAACGCCGTCAGCCCGAACGTGATCACGATCGCCGTCAGCACCATGGCCTGCGACAGTGGATCAGCCATCTCGTCCACCGGCCCCGTGCCCACCACCGGCGCCCCACCGGACCGACCGCCCAGCAGGATCAGCAGGTTGACTCCGTTACCGGTCAGGATCACGCCCAGCAGGATCCGGGTCATGCTGCGCTCCAGCAGCAGGACCACACCGCAGCCGACCAGCACCGCGACAGCAAGCACCAACACCAACGTCGGGCCAGGCTGACCGGCCGTCATGACACGCCCTCAGATCGCGACTGCGGGGCTCGCAAACCCGGCTCACTCCTCGCGCTCA from Micromonospora profundi harbors:
- a CDS encoding Na(+)/H(+) antiporter subunit C — its product is MTAGQPGPTLVLVLAVAVLVGCGVVLLLERSMTRILLGVILTGNGVNLLILLGGRSGGAPVVGTGPVDEMADPLSQAMVLTAIVITFGLTAFLLAVAYRSWYLTGDDEVPDDLEDQQIIRQAERNEAGAIDHGGEGPDDDPEQVDPEPARRRLRHGDEA